The Candidatus Aenigmatarchaeota archaeon genome has a window encoding:
- a CDS encoding type II secretion system F family protein, which produces MLESYFKRAYSFYGEVAQKLSPNFGYLKEDLKKSGLRYTAEEYLSMALFISLILFCIEIPVITFIFSFFTHVVWALLMAIAISASLTMMVFFLFTTYPKTQYDSIAVEIERGLPFSVSYMTATASSDAPPIEIFKAVSKLDEYPELKEQAMNVIRDVEGLGLDLSGALKREAKRTPSRQYKELLIGIDSTLRSGGDLSLFLSNRANTLFTNYQRKIKDYSNLLSMIVEIYITVVIVGSIFFTILSTVMSMMGGAQNILVMQFFISFVILPVISIALAYYIKMVSP; this is translated from the coding sequence ATGCTTGAATCTTACTTCAAGAGAGCATATTCTTTTTACGGTGAAGTTGCCCAAAAGCTTTCGCCGAATTTCGGATACCTAAAAGAAGACCTCAAGAAAAGCGGCCTAAGGTACACTGCCGAAGAATACCTTTCAATGGCTCTCTTCATATCCCTCATTCTCTTCTGCATAGAAATTCCAGTGATAACTTTCATATTTTCATTTTTCACACATGTTGTCTGGGCGCTCCTGATGGCAATAGCCATCTCAGCATCGCTTACTATGATGGTTTTCTTTCTTTTTACGACTTACCCCAAAACGCAGTATGATTCTATTGCTGTGGAGATTGAAAGAGGCCTTCCGTTCTCGGTAAGCTACATGACTGCAACCGCTTCCTCGGATGCCCCGCCCATAGAGATATTCAAGGCAGTGTCAAAACTTGACGAGTATCCTGAGCTAAAAGAGCAGGCGATGAATGTGATAAGGGATGTAGAAGGCCTTGGGCTTGACCTCAGCGGTGCCCTGAAGAGGGAAGCAAAAAGAACGCCTTCAAGGCAGTACAAGGAACTACTTATCGGAATTGACTCGACGCTAAGAAGCGGCGGAGACCTATCTCTTTTCTTAAGCAACAGGGCAAACACGCTCTTTACCAATTACCAGCGAAAAATAAAGGACTACTCAAACCTCCTCTCCATGATTGTTGAAATCTACATTACTGTAGTTATTGTCGGCTCCATATTCTTTACCATTCTTTCAACGGTTATGTCCATGATGGGCGGCGCGCAAAATATACTGGTCATGCAGTTCTTCATATCCTTTGTAATACTTCCAGTAATCTCAATCGCACTTGCGTATTATATCAAGATGGTTTCACCATGA
- a CDS encoding ribosome assembly factor SBDS produces MEPVVARFRRGRDTFEILVYPKEAVEFKKGIGELTNVLVSDEIFLDVQKGKKAPDNDLKKAFKTDNKQEIAKTIIKEGEVQLPKAMRDEMLDKKKRQIAAIISKMGVNPQTKAPHPPERILGVMDKLGVNVDPYHSAEDQVQRIVEKIRVEIPISIENVRLEIKVPMAYGRMAYGKIKAIGKIMRESWNPDGSLSCVLEVPAGQKNDVYDKLGGLTHGEAVITESK; encoded by the coding sequence ATGGAGCCCGTAGTTGCAAGATTTCGGCGTGGAAGGGACACTTTCGAGATTCTGGTATACCCTAAAGAGGCCGTCGAGTTCAAGAAAGGAATTGGAGAACTGACTAATGTTCTGGTAAGCGACGAGATATTCCTGGATGTCCAGAAGGGCAAAAAAGCCCCCGACAATGACCTCAAAAAGGCCTTTAAAACAGACAACAAGCAGGAAATCGCCAAAACCATCATAAAAGAAGGCGAAGTGCAACTCCCCAAAGCCATGAGAGATGAGATGCTTGACAAGAAAAAAAGGCAGATTGCCGCCATCATCTCCAAAATGGGCGTAAACCCACAAACGAAGGCGCCGCACCCCCCGGAAAGGATTCTGGGAGTTATGGACAAGCTTGGCGTAAACGTCGACCCATACCACAGCGCCGAAGACCAGGTCCAGAGGATTGTAGAGAAAATACGCGTGGAAATACCGATTTCGATTGAAAATGTCCGGCTCGAGATAAAAGTCCCCATGGCGTACGGCAGGATGGCCTACGGCAAGATAAAGGCCATTGGGAAGATTATGAGGGAGTCCTGGAACCCGGACGGAAGCTTAAGCTGCGTCCTGGAAGTCCCTGCAGGGCAGAAAAACGATGTTTACGACAAATTAGGGGGGCTAACGCACGGAGAAGCAGTCATAACTGAGTCAAAGTAG
- a CDS encoding M20/M25/M40 family metallo-hydrolase, with amino-acid sequence MDIDLIRRLSEARGVSRFEEEVREVIKKEVEKEADWVKTDNMGNLIAFRKGNGEKPKKIAFVSHMDEIGFIAKRMSGGFVEFLKVGGIDDRILASRKVIIKAEKDYDGIIVSKPIFFQKKEDRDKQIKYDDMCIDLGLVHEKKKKKKEGEEEENGEESPKIKIEKGTPISFASKFTKMTDTTYCGKSFDNRLGVYCLIELLKKLKNHKDDLYFVFSTQEEVGLKGSRTATYEIEPDLAIILDTTPSGDLPMISKKESEISLGKGPTIVLLEADGQGTVLPDTLRKFLLETAKKNKIKHQLEISEGGLTEAAIVQIVKRGILACSIGIPTRNLHTPYEIFDTRDVEETLKFVELVANNWK; translated from the coding sequence ATGGACATCGATTTAATAAGGCGACTAAGCGAAGCCCGCGGGGTTTCCAGATTCGAAGAAGAAGTCCGGGAAGTCATAAAAAAAGAAGTTGAAAAAGAAGCCGATTGGGTGAAAACCGACAACATGGGAAACCTTATTGCCTTTCGTAAAGGCAATGGGGAGAAACCAAAAAAGATTGCATTTGTCTCGCATATGGATGAAATAGGATTTATCGCGAAAAGAATGAGCGGCGGGTTTGTCGAGTTCCTAAAAGTCGGAGGCATTGATGACAGGATTCTTGCATCCCGAAAAGTCATAATAAAGGCCGAAAAGGATTACGATGGAATTATCGTCTCAAAGCCCATATTTTTCCAGAAAAAGGAAGACCGCGACAAGCAGATAAAATATGATGACATGTGCATCGACCTAGGGCTCGTGCACGAAAAGAAGAAAAAGAAAAAAGAGGGCGAGGAAGAAGAAAACGGAGAGGAAAGCCCAAAAATCAAGATAGAAAAGGGAACCCCCATAAGCTTTGCGAGCAAGTTCACTAAAATGACTGACACGACATACTGCGGGAAATCATTTGACAACCGGCTTGGAGTCTACTGCCTTATAGAGCTTCTCAAGAAACTAAAAAACCACAAAGATGACCTGTACTTTGTTTTCTCAACCCAGGAAGAGGTCGGTCTCAAGGGCTCGCGCACCGCAACTTATGAGATAGAGCCAGACCTTGCCATTATACTCGACACGACCCCCAGCGGCGACCTTCCGATGATTAGCAAGAAAGAATCAGAAATATCCCTTGGAAAAGGCCCGACAATAGTCCTCCTTGAAGCTGACGGGCAGGGAACAGTTCTTCCGGACACACTGAGAAAGTTCCTCCTCGAAACTGCAAAGAAAAACAAGATAAAGCACCAGCTCGAAATCTCTGAAGGCGGCCTGACTGAAGCGGCAATAGTACAGATTGTAAAAAGGGGGATTCTCGCATGTTCCATTGGCATCCCAACAAGAAACCTCCATACACCTTACGAGATTTTCGATACCCGGGACGTCGAGGAAACACTGAAGTTTGTTGAGTTAGTTGCAAATAATTGGAAGTAG
- a CDS encoding translation initiation factor eIF-1A — MAEEIPQEVRVRYPKKGEILGIVEEKCGGAHFKVLCTDDKIRLCRIPGAMKRSLWIDLDMIVLVRPWEAQPDDRGDIIAKYKGPEADELRKRKLINF, encoded by the coding sequence ATGGCTGAAGAAATCCCTCAGGAGGTACGGGTCAGATACCCTAAAAAAGGCGAGATTCTGGGAATTGTCGAGGAAAAGTGCGGAGGGGCGCATTTCAAGGTCCTTTGCACTGACGACAAAATCCGGCTCTGCAGGATTCCCGGCGCCATGAAAAGAAGCCTCTGGATTGACCTGGACATGATTGTGCTGGTAAGGCCCTGGGAAGCGCAGCCAGATGACAGGGGAGACATAATCGCCAAATACAAGGGCCCTGAAGCAGATGAGCTCAGGAAAAGGAAGTTGATAAACTTCTAG
- a CDS encoding RNA-binding protein gives MENEGEGYIVVTPGTLLATSEKMGEGTFIMNGKTFSKYFGIVKKTEYKTSVVPFNQKYAPQVGDMVIGQIRDFKHPFWIVDIFAPSPSFLFVKDINIREGRQDQLMNVFKPGTWIFAEVSEITDRVKLSMKNREAKILKGGRFATISPSKIPRVIGKKGSMIHLLQEKTDCHIKTGQNGLVWIEGGKCDLTIRAIQKIEKEAHIPGLTDRITDMLSKEVKENDID, from the coding sequence ATGGAAAACGAAGGAGAAGGATATATAGTAGTAACGCCCGGGACGCTTCTTGCAACAAGCGAAAAAATGGGTGAAGGGACGTTCATAATGAACGGAAAGACCTTTTCAAAATATTTTGGAATCGTCAAGAAGACAGAATACAAGACAAGTGTTGTCCCATTCAACCAGAAGTACGCGCCGCAGGTAGGCGACATGGTAATCGGCCAAATCAGGGACTTCAAGCATCCTTTCTGGATTGTGGATATATTCGCCCCCAGCCCAAGCTTCCTGTTTGTCAAGGACATAAACATAAGGGAGGGAAGGCAGGACCAGCTTATGAATGTCTTCAAGCCGGGAACCTGGATATTCGCGGAAGTTTCAGAGATAACCGACAGGGTAAAGCTTTCAATGAAAAACAGGGAAGCAAAAATCCTGAAAGGCGGACGATTCGCAACCATTTCCCCGTCAAAGATACCAAGAGTCATTGGCAAAAAGGGCAGCATGATTCACCTACTCCAGGAAAAGACCGACTGCCACATAAAAACAGGGCAAAACGGCCTAGTCTGGATTGAAGGCGGAAAATGTGACCTCACGATAAGGGCCATACAGAAAATAGAAAAAGAGGCGCACATACCAGGGCTTACCGACAGGATAACGGACATGCTAAGTAAAGAGGTGAAGGAAAATGACATTGATTAA
- a CDS encoding geranylgeranylglycerol-phosphate geranylgeranyltransferase, with translation MLMPSRLDIVRPGVCLLSVMGLVVGMILLDISVNAWYLPMLSVALLCASGNTINDFFDRKIDAINRPNRPIPSGRMTPGEGFLIYLFLTFTGLLLSFFVSWNFFIFAAFNSIVIYLYSMKFKRTVLGNLVDTYLAVSVFIAPVLIGGGIFDFPKSPLIFIASISFFVNYGREILKSVEDVRGDKSAGARTLPIVIGEKNAVLFGKIMVLVGSLFLFLPYYFGLFGEAYFIFSLALFLGVVFILGLKNASKVQRLIKIVMFLALLAFLAFSASL, from the coding sequence ATGCTTATGCCTTCCCGATTAGATATTGTCCGTCCGGGGGTGTGCCTTCTTTCTGTGATGGGGCTGGTTGTGGGAATGATTTTGCTGGATATCTCCGTAAATGCCTGGTATCTTCCCATGCTTTCCGTGGCACTGCTTTGCGCATCGGGAAATACTATAAATGACTTTTTTGACAGGAAAATCGATGCAATAAACCGCCCTAACCGGCCCATTCCTTCCGGAAGGATGACTCCTGGAGAAGGTTTTCTCATTTATCTGTTTTTGACATTTACAGGGCTTTTGCTGTCTTTTTTTGTTTCGTGGAACTTCTTTATTTTCGCAGCGTTTAACTCGATTGTGATTTATCTCTACTCTATGAAGTTTAAGCGGACTGTCCTTGGTAACCTTGTTGATACCTACCTGGCGGTTTCGGTTTTTATCGCCCCGGTATTGATTGGAGGGGGCATTTTTGACTTTCCTAAGAGCCCCTTGATTTTTATTGCGTCGATCTCATTTTTTGTTAACTACGGGCGTGAGATTTTAAAGAGCGTTGAAGATGTCAGGGGGGACAAAAGCGCGGGGGCAAGGACTCTTCCGATTGTAATTGGGGAAAAGAATGCTGTTTTGTTTGGAAAAATCATGGTTCTTGTCGGCTCGTTATTCCTGTTTTTGCCTTACTACTTTGGGCTTTTCGGGGAGGCCTACTTTATCTTCTCACTTGCCCTGTTTTTGGGTGTTGTTTTCATACTTGGCCTGAAAAATGCTTCAAAGGTTCAGCGGCTTATAAAGATTGTGATGTTTTTGGCCTTGCTGGCTTTTTTGGCCTTTTCAGCAAGTCTTTGA
- a CDS encoding 50S ribosomal protein L7ae yields MAVENKVDVKALCGLIEKVAASGNGKVIKGINEVTKAAEKGLAKLVVVAQDVDPKELILHIPVICKEKGITYFELPSKSELGKVAKLPVSCSSIAVVEFGEFSDEAKKLLK; encoded by the coding sequence ATGGCAGTAGAAAACAAGGTTGATGTTAAGGCACTTTGCGGACTTATAGAGAAAGTGGCAGCAAGCGGAAACGGAAAGGTTATCAAGGGAATTAATGAGGTTACAAAAGCAGCTGAAAAGGGCCTTGCAAAACTGGTTGTCGTTGCCCAGGATGTTGACCCCAAAGAGCTTATTTTGCACATTCCGGTAATCTGCAAGGAGAAAGGAATTACGTATTTTGAGCTTCCTTCAAAGTCAGAGCTTGGCAAAGTCGCAAAGCTTCCAGTTTCCTGCTCATCCATTGCTGTTGTAGAATTTGGAGAGTTTTCAGACGAAGCCAAAAAGCTTTTGAAATAG
- a CDS encoding Kae1-associated serine/threonine protein kinase: protein MKLIAQGAEAKVYLTDENKILKERVKKSYRITELDSFLRKTRTKKEAKIISDAKRLGLNAPVIFDTTDFTIEMELIEGKKLKDILTNDNSGKFCRKIGLAVSKMHDGSLVHGDLTTSNILVKEEEIYFIDFGLSIETKSLEQKAADLLTLFQNFQSVHPDVECWKHFLEGYRNQEKVLQTFEKMLKRRRYIQID from the coding sequence ATGAAACTCATCGCCCAGGGAGCGGAAGCAAAGGTGTACCTCACAGACGAAAATAAAATCCTGAAAGAAAGAGTCAAAAAAAGCTACCGCATCACCGAGCTTGACAGTTTTCTTCGAAAGACCCGGACAAAAAAGGAGGCAAAAATTATCTCTGACGCAAAGCGGCTCGGCCTTAACGCACCCGTTATTTTCGACACAACCGACTTCACGATAGAGATGGAGCTTATAGAGGGGAAGAAGCTTAAGGACATCCTCACAAATGACAACTCAGGCAAATTCTGCAGGAAAATCGGACTTGCCGTTTCGAAGATGCACGATGGAAGCCTCGTCCACGGCGACCTTACGACCTCAAACATACTGGTAAAGGAAGAGGAAATCTACTTTATCGACTTTGGCCTCTCAATAGAGACAAAATCCCTCGAACAGAAAGCCGCTGACCTCCTTACGCTCTTCCAGAACTTCCAGTCGGTTCATCCAGACGTCGAGTGCTGGAAACACTTTCTTGAGGGCTACAGAAACCAGGAAAAAGTGCTCCAGACCTTTGAGAAGATGCTGAAAAGGCGAAGATACATTCAAATAGATTGA
- a CDS encoding DNA-directed RNA polymerase, subunit E'' — MTEKACKICHRVTEDKECPACKTKDLTENWQGIIIIFNPEKSEVARELGFEAPGRYAVKV, encoded by the coding sequence ATGACAGAGAAAGCTTGCAAGATTTGCCATAGGGTAACTGAAGACAAGGAGTGCCCTGCCTGCAAAACCAAGGACCTTACGGAAAACTGGCAGGGGATAATTATTATCTTCAACCCTGAAAAGTCAGAAGTCGCCAGAGAACTTGGTTTCGAGGCGCCTGGCAGGTATGCAGTGAAAGTCTAA
- a CDS encoding ROK family protein, with product MPYRIGIDIGGTKVLGVILNNGKILRKKKIQISRKNPSDFMDSVDKLIDYLLDGKPSMGSAIGLAFPGDIEKGKLLKAPNLHYLEGFDFSGFLRGQKFKKISFANDDACFALGEAIRLNRKNLVGITIGTGFGSGVVVGGKIYCGQSNSVELGHTIVRPGGRLCHCKNRGCLEEYISTRALLRETKKVFGKEVDAYELNVLSRKGNKKATEVCKTLGFYLGIGLGNISNILNPEVISVGGGLAKNRLIVKYGIEEMRKILYSHEPKVVFGKYESNAIGAASL from the coding sequence ATGCCCTACAGGATAGGCATAGACATCGGCGGGACAAAAGTCCTTGGCGTCATTTTGAATAATGGAAAGATTTTGAGAAAAAAGAAAATCCAGATTTCCAGGAAAAATCCTTCTGACTTCATGGATTCTGTAGACAAGCTAATAGATTATCTGCTTGATGGAAAGCCCTCGATGGGCTCGGCAATTGGCCTTGCTTTTCCAGGTGATATCGAGAAGGGAAAACTCCTTAAGGCACCAAATCTGCATTATCTGGAGGGCTTTGACTTTTCCGGGTTCCTGCGCGGCCAGAAGTTCAAAAAAATTTCTTTTGCAAATGACGATGCCTGCTTTGCGCTTGGAGAAGCGATACGGCTGAACAGAAAGAACCTTGTTGGAATTACCATCGGCACCGGTTTTGGTTCAGGTGTCGTGGTTGGCGGAAAAATTTACTGCGGCCAGTCGAATTCAGTTGAGCTTGGCCATACGATAGTCCGACCGGGCGGCCGGCTTTGCCACTGCAAGAACAGGGGGTGCCTGGAAGAGTACATCTCCACGAGGGCGCTTCTTCGTGAAACAAAGAAGGTTTTTGGAAAGGAAGTGGATGCCTACGAACTGAATGTTCTCTCCAGGAAGGGAAACAAAAAGGCCACCGAAGTCTGCAAAACTTTGGGGTTCTACCTTGGCATAGGCCTAGGCAACATTTCAAACATCCTGAACCCGGAAGTGATTTCTGTTGGCGGGGGCCTGGCAAAAAACAGGCTGATTGTAAAGTACGGAATTGAAGAAATGAGAAAAATACTATACTCCCACGAGCCAAAAGTCGTGTTTGGAAAGTACGAGAGTAACGCTATTGGCGCGGCGAGCTTATGA
- a CDS encoding isochorismatase family protein, with protein sequence MAYSGELTTLSRLPSAAYRELPSQYAHLLETPPQYARGLAVLITDMQSPDLEAIGGENRNRLISAQGDLLELCIPLQIPTIVLEYRSRGSAMRGPTIEPLASLAKLTPSYGRVEKKWDNAFCDTELARMLQERETQTVILAGIKASSCLKSTGEGAIREGFKIATSGDLIADPPDWKLDCSRAWYKTSGIYEETMPEMIVQCMAQNKNTGSATRPTASSLRQ encoded by the coding sequence ATGGCCTACTCAGGAGAACTCACGACTCTTTCAAGATTACCGAGTGCTGCTTACAGAGAGTTGCCCTCCCAGTACGCCCATTTGCTTGAAACACCTCCCCAATACGCCAGAGGGCTTGCTGTCCTTATTACCGACATGCAGTCTCCAGACCTGGAAGCAATTGGGGGGGAAAATAGAAACAGACTAATATCTGCCCAAGGAGACCTTCTGGAGCTCTGCATACCCCTTCAGATCCCGACCATAGTTTTGGAATACCGAAGCCGGGGCTCAGCAATGCGAGGTCCGACTATAGAGCCGCTTGCATCACTTGCAAAACTCACGCCCAGCTACGGGCGGGTGGAAAAGAAGTGGGATAACGCCTTCTGTGACACTGAACTGGCGCGCATGTTGCAAGAGCGCGAAACCCAGACGGTAATTCTTGCGGGAATTAAGGCCTCTTCCTGCCTCAAGAGTACCGGGGAAGGCGCAATCAGGGAGGGCTTTAAGATAGCAACTTCAGGCGACCTGATTGCCGACCCTCCGGACTGGAAACTTGACTGCTCTAGGGCATGGTACAAAACCAGCGGCATTTACGAAGAAACTATGCCCGAGATGATAGTTCAATGCATGGCGCAAAACAAAAACACGGGCAGTGCCACCCGACCTACAGCAAGCTCATTGAGGCAATAA
- a CDS encoding 30S ribosomal protein S7 (binds directly to 16S rRNA where it nucleates assembly of the head domain of the 30S subunit), with product MDAKLFGKWPYDVQVSDLGLKPYMNLKPTVIPKTCGRVRNKPLVELLIAHMMVPGHKGKKHKITSGLCTGKYTTVYGIVEDAFNLMEQRTKKNPLEVLVKAIENSAPYELTISQQIGGIVARKPAICAPKKRLDLVMRRLVQGSYSKAFNSKKGMTEALASELVAAYKNSTESFAVAERQRNEKEAEGAR from the coding sequence ATGGACGCAAAGCTGTTTGGTAAGTGGCCTTATGACGTGCAGGTGAGTGACTTGGGGCTTAAGCCCTATATGAACCTGAAGCCGACAGTTATCCCAAAAACCTGCGGCAGGGTGAGAAACAAGCCGCTTGTAGAGCTTTTGATTGCCCACATGATGGTTCCAGGCCACAAGGGAAAAAAGCACAAGATTACCTCCGGGCTTTGCACGGGAAAATATACTACCGTTTACGGCATAGTTGAAGATGCATTTAACCTTATGGAGCAGAGGACAAAAAAGAACCCTCTTGAGGTCCTCGTAAAAGCCATAGAGAACTCAGCTCCTTATGAGCTTACGATTTCGCAGCAGATTGGAGGCATTGTCGCAAGAAAGCCGGCAATATGCGCTCCCAAGAAGCGCCTTGACCTCGTAATGAGGCGCCTTGTTCAGGGAAGCTACTCAAAAGCATTTAACTCCAAAAAAGGCATGACTGAAGCATTGGCTTCAGAGCTTGTCGCCGCTTACAAGAACTCGACTGAAAGCTTTGCGGTAGCAGAGAGGCAAAGAAACGAAAAGGAGGCCGAAGGCGCAAGATAA
- a CDS encoding exosome complex exonuclease Rrp41, whose protein sequence is MTLIKDGIRWDGRKLEELRPLSAKLKVVENADGSAMFKMGDTIAIASVHGPMEVYPAFLEKADRAILEVNYQMLPFSTDDRMRPGFSRRSVEISSLIKRVFESAIFLEDMPRTKIIVNIDILCADASTRCAAINAASLALATAGIPMKDLVASCAAGKVEDQVVIDVAGKEDTEGEVDLPIAYLPLTEEVLLLQMDGIINRGEFSEMTSKSIEACKQIHDFQKNALMEYRED, encoded by the coding sequence ATGACATTGATTAAGGACGGAATAAGGTGGGACGGCCGAAAGCTAGAAGAGCTTAGGCCCCTAAGCGCAAAGCTCAAAGTGGTGGAAAACGCAGACGGCTCAGCGATGTTCAAGATGGGCGACACGATTGCAATAGCAAGCGTGCACGGCCCGATGGAGGTTTACCCTGCATTTCTCGAGAAGGCCGACAGGGCCATTCTTGAGGTAAACTACCAGATGCTTCCATTTTCAACCGACGACCGCATGAGGCCGGGCTTTTCAAGAAGAAGCGTTGAGATATCGTCCCTTATTAAGAGGGTCTTTGAAAGCGCCATATTCCTCGAGGACATGCCAAGAACCAAGATAATCGTCAACATCGACATCCTGTGCGCAGATGCATCGACCAGGTGCGCTGCGATAAACGCCGCCTCCCTTGCACTGGCAACAGCCGGGATTCCCATGAAGGACCTAGTTGCAAGCTGCGCCGCAGGAAAGGTGGAAGACCAGGTTGTCATAGACGTTGCAGGAAAGGAGGACACCGAAGGGGAGGTAGACCTGCCAATCGCATATCTGCCTTTGACTGAGGAAGTCCTGCTTCTCCAGATGGACGGCATAATCAACAGGGGAGAATTCAGTGAAATGACCTCAAAATCAATTGAGGCGTGCAAGCAGATACACGACTTCCAGAAGAACGCCCTGATGGAATATAGGGAAGACTGA
- a CDS encoding nascent polypeptide-associated complex protein translates to MIPNINPKQLEKMARQMGMQVQNIDATEVIIKSPDGDWIIKSPQVTKVCMGSTETFQVMGEVTREDKVKAEDIEILVQKTGISKEKAEELLTETGDLLLAIKRAKE, encoded by the coding sequence ATGATACCAAACATTAACCCCAAGCAGCTCGAGAAAATGGCCCGCCAGATGGGCATGCAGGTCCAAAACATTGATGCGACCGAAGTAATAATCAAGTCGCCGGATGGAGACTGGATAATAAAGAGCCCGCAGGTCACGAAGGTCTGCATGGGCTCAACAGAAACCTTCCAGGTGATGGGAGAAGTCACAAGGGAGGACAAAGTCAAGGCAGAAGACATCGAGATTCTTGTGCAAAAGACTGGGATAAGCAAGGAAAAGGCCGAAGAACTCCTTACTGAAACAGGAGACCTGCTTTTGGCAATAAAGAGGGCTAAAGAATGA
- a CDS encoding type II secretion system F family protein codes for MTSKKKFKSHLSKTQVWLIYSAIGALGFSILGLIISVVYKNSNFLYNFLLISIFILIFPVFLLKYLHFRDVRECETYFPNFLDDLKEAKNSGVSFPQAIMNCRGEYGALNQHVRKLQQDISWEISIDDALKQMKKNLDDSRILSRSITVLLETYRSGGNVENILETLRGSLLKIMESEDYRKAIMQQHVMMMYGVFLMYIVLIIMLGHFLIPMLDQMGAGSTDSNLGGLQLMTVASPCDGCSNPFCGILCKMFQVVAGMFGFGTNPLHVYYKSLFFLMTVTQGFFSGIIAGQISGKSWLEGLKHGFIMMFAGMVIIVAANALGFF; via the coding sequence ATGACTTCAAAAAAAAAGTTCAAGAGTCACCTTTCAAAAACACAGGTGTGGCTGATATACTCTGCGATAGGCGCCCTTGGTTTTAGCATACTTGGGCTTATCATTTCTGTAGTCTATAAAAATTCGAACTTCCTGTACAACTTCCTGCTAATCTCTATATTCATCCTCATCTTTCCTGTCTTTCTCTTAAAATACCTGCATTTCAGGGATGTCCGGGAATGCGAAACATACTTTCCCAATTTCCTTGACGACCTGAAGGAAGCAAAAAACAGCGGGGTTTCTTTTCCTCAGGCAATAATGAACTGCCGTGGAGAATATGGCGCCCTAAACCAGCACGTAAGAAAGCTCCAGCAGGACATAAGCTGGGAAATTAGCATAGATGATGCCCTAAAGCAGATGAAAAAAAACCTTGATGACAGCAGAATACTTTCAAGAAGCATAACTGTTCTTCTTGAGACCTACCGCTCTGGCGGAAACGTCGAAAATATTCTTGAAACGCTGAGGGGCTCGCTCCTAAAGATCATGGAAAGTGAAGACTATCGTAAGGCAATAATGCAGCAGCATGTCATGATGATGTACGGAGTTTTCCTTATGTACATTGTACTCATCATAATGCTTGGGCATTTTCTCATACCTATGCTCGACCAGATGGGTGCAGGCTCCACAGACAGCAACCTTGGAGGCCTTCAGCTTATGACTGTCGCTTCTCCTTGTGATGGGTGCTCCAACCCTTTTTGCGGGATACTGTGCAAGATGTTTCAGGTTGTTGCTGGAATGTTTGGCTTTGGCACCAACCCCCTCCATGTATACTACAAGTCACTATTCTTCCTTATGACGGTAACCCAGGGTTTTTTCAGCGGCATAATTGCAGGGCAGATATCTGGCAAGAGCTGGCTTGAAGGGCTAAAGCACGGGTTCATTATGATGTTTGCAGGGATGGTCATAATCGTAGCGGCAAATGCCCTGGGGTTCTTCTAA
- a CDS encoding 50S ribosomal protein L5: MAEKTNPMKEIKIEKVTINSGIGEPGERLESAKTILERLTGKNPCFRKTMKRTTFGVAKGRNIGVVVTLRGDTTKEMLARLIKAKEGKLKSKSFSGRTFSFGIPEYLDIPKMEYDPKIGIMGMDICVTLRRAGIKKGKKVGKSHQISSDEARDFVSKNFGVKFL, from the coding sequence ATGGCAGAAAAAACAAACCCTATGAAGGAAATAAAAATAGAGAAGGTGACCATAAACTCCGGCATTGGAGAGCCGGGAGAGCGCCTAGAGAGTGCAAAAACAATCCTTGAGCGGCTCACCGGAAAAAACCCCTGCTTTCGCAAAACCATGAAAAGAACCACTTTTGGCGTAGCGAAAGGAAGGAACATCGGAGTGGTCGTAACCCTGAGAGGAGACACTACAAAGGAAATGCTTGCCCGGCTTATCAAAGCAAAGGAAGGCAAACTTAAGAGCAAGTCGTTTTCGGGAAGGACCTTTTCGTTCGGAATACCTGAGTACTTAGACATTCCTAAGATGGAATACGACCCCAAAATAGGTATCATGGGAATGGACATCTGCGTAACGCTTCGAAGAGCTGGAATCAAAAAAGGAAAAAAGGTCGGAAAGAGCCATCAGATAAGCTCTGATGAAGCAAGAGATTTTGTTTCAAAGAATTTTGGAGTCAAGTTCCTATAG